The Thalassotalea sp. 273M-4 genome includes a region encoding these proteins:
- a CDS encoding recombinase family protein, whose amino-acid sequence MENSNKRYVAYFRVSTQKQGSSGLGLDAQRQAVASYLEQFGGVLVAEFLEVESGKRCDRPEFTRATEYAELANATLLVAKLDRLSRDLHFVTSLQKQGIKFKLCDLPEIDQLTVHILAAMAEHEARMISVRTKQAMHEAKRRGVTLGNPLLDVHRNQNVINANQRRTQQQAQWKDKVLKVILFLEQTEKLTTYQDLANELNKRGLKTIRGKQFTVAAISKLKLSIKEVMQ is encoded by the coding sequence ATGGAAAATTCAAATAAACGCTATGTTGCCTATTTTAGGGTCAGCACTCAAAAACAGGGGTCCTCTGGGTTAGGGTTAGATGCCCAAAGACAAGCCGTAGCATCATATCTGGAGCAGTTCGGTGGCGTCCTAGTTGCTGAGTTTTTGGAGGTGGAAAGCGGTAAACGCTGCGATAGGCCAGAGTTTACAAGGGCCACTGAATACGCAGAGCTTGCGAACGCCACTTTGTTGGTTGCCAAGTTAGATAGATTGTCTCGTGACCTTCACTTTGTCACCAGTCTGCAAAAACAAGGTATTAAATTCAAACTATGTGACTTACCAGAAATAGACCAACTTACTGTCCATATATTGGCTGCAATGGCTGAACATGAAGCACGGATGATTTCAGTGCGCACTAAGCAAGCGATGCATGAAGCGAAGCGCCGAGGGGTAACTTTGGGTAATCCATTGCTTGATGTGCACAGAAACCAAAATGTTATAAACGCAAACCAACGTAGAACACAGCAACAAGCACAATGGAAAGACAAAGTCCTCAAGGTCATCTTATTTCTAGAGCAAACTGAAAAGTTGACCACCTATCAAGACTTGGCTAACGAGCTAAACAAGCGTGGCCTAAAAACCATAAGAGGCAAGCAGTTCACAGTTGCCGCAATCAGCAAACTCAAACTGAGCATCAAGGAGGTGATGCAATGA
- a CDS encoding tyrosine-type recombinase/integrase, which translates to MRINAITPEFIRTGLVCPKDKTRIEFVCGKTPGFFVEVRNKSQGKGTYYLRYKDNSGKTCTVKIGTTAGTKLSVAKAKVLELKAEINSGKSPKEERDKRRNVMTYSEFMLERYLPYAKQHKRTWKNDEQMFNTHLKALFGDCRLNQVTRSAVEKFHLFMRQSRSAATCDHYIKLLRRTLNLAVDWELIESNPISRVKLFRESNDIERYMNDAELARLVHVLKTDANRAVSNIAMFLLSTGARKSEALLAKWEHIDLDNRVWRVPATVAKAKKMRAIPLNDVALGILKSVDTKDTHEFVFINAVTGLPYKCIKKGWTRIRAKAGLPNLRLHDLRHQYASLLVNSGRSLYEVQHILGHSEPKVTQRYAHLSTETLHDAVDAASARLTAASATPSPRPALKLVHSE; encoded by the coding sequence ATGCGAATAAATGCAATTACTCCTGAGTTCATCAGGACAGGCTTAGTCTGCCCGAAAGATAAGACAAGGATAGAGTTTGTCTGTGGTAAAACTCCTGGCTTCTTTGTGGAAGTTAGAAATAAATCACAAGGCAAAGGCACTTATTATCTAAGGTATAAAGACAACTCTGGTAAGACATGTACGGTCAAAATAGGTACGACTGCTGGTACAAAACTTTCAGTGGCAAAGGCTAAAGTTCTTGAACTAAAGGCTGAAATCAACTCAGGCAAAAGCCCTAAAGAAGAGCGAGATAAACGTCGCAATGTTATGACCTACAGTGAGTTCATGCTTGAAAGATATTTGCCTTATGCCAAGCAACACAAACGCACATGGAAGAACGATGAGCAGATGTTCAATACACACCTGAAGGCGCTTTTTGGCGATTGTCGGTTAAACCAAGTCACTCGCTCTGCGGTTGAGAAGTTTCACCTGTTCATGCGTCAAAGCAGAAGTGCGGCTACCTGTGACCATTATATTAAGCTACTAAGGAGAACACTAAACCTAGCCGTTGATTGGGAACTCATAGAAAGCAATCCTATAAGTAGGGTGAAGCTGTTCCGTGAGAGTAACGACATAGAACGTTATATGAATGATGCTGAGTTGGCGCGTTTGGTTCATGTTTTGAAAACAGACGCCAATCGGGCTGTTTCAAACATTGCCATGTTCCTGTTATCAACTGGCGCCCGTAAAAGTGAAGCATTGTTGGCTAAATGGGAGCATATCGATTTGGATAACCGTGTATGGCGTGTTCCTGCAACGGTGGCAAAAGCCAAGAAGATGCGAGCCATTCCCCTAAATGATGTGGCACTGGGAATACTCAAATCTGTTGACACCAAAGACACGCATGAATTTGTCTTTATCAATGCTGTGACAGGGTTGCCGTATAAGTGCATCAAGAAGGGTTGGACACGTATACGAGCTAAGGCTGGTTTACCCAATCTGCGCCTGCATGACCTGCGTCATCAGTATGCTTCTTTGTTAGTGAACAGTGGGCGTTCTTTGTATGAGGTACAGCATATATTGGGTCACTCAGAACCGAAAGTGACTCAACGTTATGCTCATCTATCAACAGAGACCTTGCATGATGCAGTCGATGCGGCGTCAGCCCGACTCACTGCCGCCAGTGCAACGCCCTCGCCCCGACCGGCTCTCAAACTGGTCCACTCTGAGTAG
- a CDS encoding DUF2845 domain-containing protein: protein MKYVLIIALATLFNFAHAAEMRSIRCPGGFVKLKMDKYKVMDLCGTPKDKEVISGDNQTKEERLIYKFKKSKSAPYTFFTFRSGKLTLIEKSKN from the coding sequence ATGAAGTATGTTTTAATCATTGCTCTAGCAACACTATTTAACTTTGCACATGCTGCTGAAATGCGTTCTATAAGATGTCCTGGAGGTTTCGTAAAACTTAAAATGGATAAATATAAAGTCATGGATCTATGTGGTACTCCAAAAGATAAAGAAGTTATTTCTGGAGATAATCAAACTAAAGAAGAAAGATTAATTTATAAATTCAAAAAATCAAAATCTGCACCTTATACTTTTTTCACATTTAGAAGCGGAAAGTTAACTTTAATAGAAAAGTCAAAAAATTGA
- the csrA gene encoding carbon storage regulator CsrA: MLILTRKVCETIKIGQDITCTVLGLKGNQIRIGVDAPKEVEIHREEIFDAIYKEPQE, translated from the coding sequence ATGCTTATCTTAACTCGCAAAGTCTGCGAAACCATCAAAATTGGTCAAGATATCACATGTACTGTTTTGGGGTTGAAAGGCAACCAGATCAGAATAGGTGTTGACGCACCTAAAGAAGTCGAAATCCATCGTGAAGAAATCTTTGATGCAATTTATAAAGAGCCTCAAGAATAG
- a CDS encoding VapE domain-containing protein produces the protein MAPKVIDNQSYTGDSENDNVHYLSKVEPFDINNPAPIPAHQFPDKVSNSIKPAKTQRNAEYMFQAYDIKVQYDVIRKDIKISIVGFKSCSDVADNSALIYLASLANLNGIYSGLFDKYIYAIAAKNPFNSVLEWIKDKPWDGQDRLKAMCNTISTQEDFNEHCKQHLMQKWFLSAIAAITLERGFSCRGVLTLQGAQSIGKTRWIRKLISEPALADDVIKIDHHLDASNKDSIISATRHWIVEIGELDSSLKKDVARLKGFITSDKDKVRLPYDRRDSEYPRRTVFAATVNTPNFLVDETGNTRWWVIPCVSIDHSHNIDMQQFWAQMYHMYTTEEKHKQYWLDDGVQDILESQNKNYRTTTAIADLLSTELDIEVDKFQWQKKTATEVLKMVGIERATNSQARECGAYLREHFGEPKKSSGSMKWLVPPTR, from the coding sequence ATGGCCCCAAAAGTCATAGATAATCAGTCGTACACGGGTGATTCTGAAAATGACAATGTCCATTACTTATCAAAAGTTGAACCTTTCGATATCAACAACCCAGCCCCAATACCAGCACACCAATTTCCAGACAAAGTCTCGAACAGCATAAAACCTGCGAAAACTCAAAGAAACGCGGAGTACATGTTTCAGGCTTACGATATTAAGGTGCAATACGACGTCATTCGTAAAGACATCAAAATATCAATTGTCGGATTTAAAAGTTGCTCAGATGTCGCAGATAACAGTGCATTAATCTACCTCGCAAGCTTGGCAAACTTGAATGGTATTTACTCTGGTCTATTTGATAAATACATATACGCCATTGCAGCCAAAAACCCGTTCAATTCCGTTTTAGAGTGGATCAAAGATAAACCATGGGACGGTCAAGACAGGTTAAAAGCTATGTGCAACACCATATCTACACAGGAGGATTTTAATGAACACTGCAAACAACATCTAATGCAAAAATGGTTCTTAAGCGCTATCGCTGCAATAACGCTAGAAAGAGGATTCAGTTGCAGAGGTGTTCTTACACTTCAAGGCGCTCAAAGCATTGGCAAGACAAGATGGATTAGAAAGCTTATTTCAGAGCCAGCTCTTGCTGATGACGTTATCAAAATAGACCACCATTTAGATGCATCGAATAAAGATTCCATCATTTCAGCCACTCGCCACTGGATTGTTGAAATTGGTGAATTGGATAGCTCTTTGAAGAAGGATGTCGCCAGACTCAAGGGCTTTATCACAAGCGATAAGGACAAAGTTCGACTTCCTTATGATAGAAGAGATTCTGAATACCCTAGACGAACTGTTTTTGCCGCAACGGTGAACACACCCAACTTTCTTGTCGATGAAACAGGCAATACCCGATGGTGGGTCATACCGTGCGTATCTATTGATCATTCACACAATATCGATATGCAGCAGTTCTGGGCACAAATGTATCATATGTACACAACAGAGGAGAAACATAAGCAATACTGGCTAGATGACGGTGTGCAAGATATTTTGGAGTCCCAAAACAAAAATTACAGAACCACAACTGCCATTGCTGACCTGCTATCGACAGAACTTGACATAGAAGTAGATAAATTTCAATGGCAGAAAAAGACTGCCACTGAAGTTTTAAAAATGGTCGGCATTGAAAGAGCAACTAACTCGCAAGCAAGAGAGTGTGGTGCTTACTTGCGAGAGCATTTTGGCGAACCTAAAAAGTCCAGTGGTTCCATGAAGTGGCTCGTTCCGCCAACCCGCTAG
- a CDS encoding GatB/YqeY domain-containing protein: protein MGLLSQFNDEMKLAMRAKDKTRLGVVRMALSSIKQAKIDNQAEMSEADILALITKMIKQRKESAAMYKDGGRDDMAEKELSEISVLEEFLPQALTADEIAQLITDAIAQTGAASMADMGKVMGVLKPQMQGRADLGKVSGQVRAALNA, encoded by the coding sequence ATGGGATTGCTTAGTCAATTCAACGACGAAATGAAACTCGCCATGCGAGCCAAAGACAAAACCCGTCTTGGCGTTGTTCGCATGGCGTTGTCGTCTATAAAACAGGCAAAAATCGATAACCAAGCCGAAATGTCAGAAGCCGACATTCTAGCCTTAATCACGAAAATGATTAAGCAACGTAAAGAATCTGCGGCGATGTACAAAGACGGTGGACGTGACGATATGGCAGAAAAAGAACTATCTGAAATTTCTGTTTTAGAAGAGTTCTTGCCACAAGCTTTAACGGCTGACGAAATCGCTCAGCTTATTACCGATGCCATTGCGCAAACCGGTGCAGCCTCTATGGCTGACATGGGTAAAGTAATGGGGGTATTAAAACCTCAAATGCAAGGTCGCGCTGACTTGGGTAAAGTTAGTGGTCAGGTTAGAGCTGCCCTAAACGCTTAA
- a CDS encoding helix-turn-helix domain-containing protein, producing MKQLTTYNALLGFELEKQRKEKGLEQSQIADLAGISQPVLSRLEKGKALITIDQLFVICKALEVNPEHIIRKVNSGVKAIEKENKVDITTTKSASDFGPILTGAAIGSLLTLFLKK from the coding sequence ATGAAACAATTAACCACGTATAATGCCCTGTTGGGTTTTGAGCTCGAAAAACAACGTAAAGAAAAAGGTCTTGAGCAGTCGCAAATTGCAGATTTAGCAGGTATTTCTCAGCCAGTCTTGTCTAGGCTAGAAAAAGGGAAAGCTTTGATAACGATCGATCAGTTGTTTGTTATTTGCAAAGCGTTAGAGGTGAACCCTGAACACATTATTAGGAAAGTTAACTCAGGCGTGAAAGCGATCGAAAAAGAGAATAAAGTTGATATAACAACAACTAAATCCGCAAGTGATTTTGGTCCTATTTTAACAGGTGCGGCTATAGGTTCTTTGTTGACATTATTTTTAAAAAAATAA
- the dnaG gene encoding DNA primase, giving the protein MPGLIPRTFIDDLLARTDIVDLIDSKVKLKKAGKNYQACCPFHTEKSPSFSVSRDKQFYHCFGCGAHGNAISFVMEYERLDFVDAIEELASYNGVEVEREQQNLTPAQQRKKQQVQQQKQNDYELMADISRFYQHTLKHHEDSSQVIDYLKSRGLTGDVVKKFGIGYSPDSWDAMMNAFAKNHEISKQLVDLGMAIQGDKNRPYDRFRGRVMFPIKDKRGRVIGFGGRVLADGTPKYLNSPETRIYHKGQELYGLYEAKHYCKDLTRLVVVEGYMDVVALAQHDISYAVASLGTSTTEEQLQTMFRTVKEVVCCYDGDRAGRDAAWRAMENALPLITDGVTLKFVFLPDGEDPDTLVRKQGKLAFETLIEQAMPLSNFLFEHLLTQVNEATAEGRAALMESFLPYLQKMPESTLKDSMISNLANKFGLGSEQQWNKLKRKSTTTTQQAVKSKTKVTPIRLAIALLLEHPHLVDVLDDLSVLDPINVPGSDLLKSIMRQCKQTPNLTSAQIIESWRDTEQGKVLAKLVIWEHNIDADAAQNVFIDTLDKLIKTFVDDRTEALLQKARLGELTSDEKRELQTLLSAKS; this is encoded by the coding sequence ATGCCAGGTTTGATCCCCAGAACTTTCATTGACGATTTGCTCGCGCGAACCGATATAGTTGATTTGATTGACTCTAAGGTCAAACTCAAAAAAGCAGGTAAAAATTACCAAGCTTGTTGCCCATTTCATACCGAAAAAAGTCCATCCTTTTCGGTCAGTCGTGATAAACAGTTTTACCACTGTTTTGGTTGCGGCGCCCATGGCAATGCTATCAGCTTTGTTATGGAGTACGAACGTTTAGATTTTGTTGATGCCATAGAAGAACTTGCCAGTTATAACGGGGTAGAAGTTGAGCGAGAACAGCAAAACCTAACGCCTGCGCAACAACGCAAAAAGCAACAAGTTCAACAGCAAAAGCAAAACGACTATGAGCTTATGGCAGATATCAGTCGTTTTTATCAACACACGCTAAAACATCATGAAGACTCTAGCCAAGTCATCGACTATTTAAAGTCTCGTGGTTTAACCGGTGACGTGGTGAAAAAATTTGGTATTGGTTACAGTCCCGATAGCTGGGATGCGATGATGAATGCTTTTGCTAAAAACCATGAAATCAGCAAGCAATTGGTCGATTTGGGGATGGCCATTCAAGGGGATAAAAACCGACCTTATGATAGGTTTCGTGGTCGAGTTATGTTCCCAATCAAAGACAAGCGTGGTCGCGTCATTGGCTTTGGTGGTCGAGTGCTAGCAGACGGTACACCAAAGTACCTGAACTCCCCCGAAACCCGTATTTACCATAAAGGTCAGGAACTTTATGGTCTGTATGAAGCCAAACATTATTGTAAAGATTTAACCCGCTTAGTGGTTGTTGAAGGGTACATGGATGTGGTCGCTTTGGCTCAGCATGATATCTCATATGCTGTTGCCTCATTAGGTACTTCAACCACAGAAGAACAATTACAAACCATGTTTAGAACCGTTAAAGAAGTGGTTTGTTGTTATGATGGTGACCGAGCCGGTCGTGATGCCGCTTGGCGTGCGATGGAAAACGCCCTGCCTCTGATTACCGATGGTGTGACATTAAAATTTGTCTTCTTGCCCGACGGGGAAGACCCAGACACATTAGTGCGTAAACAAGGGAAACTGGCATTTGAAACGCTCATAGAACAAGCCATGCCGTTGTCGAACTTTTTGTTTGAACATTTATTAACCCAAGTAAATGAAGCGACCGCCGAAGGGCGCGCGGCCTTAATGGAATCATTTTTACCGTATTTACAAAAGATGCCTGAGAGTACGTTAAAAGATTCAATGATCAGCAATTTGGCTAACAAATTTGGTCTAGGCTCCGAGCAACAATGGAATAAGCTAAAAAGAAAGTCGACAACAACGACTCAACAGGCGGTAAAAAGTAAAACAAAAGTCACCCCAATACGATTAGCTATTGCATTATTGCTTGAGCATCCCCATCTAGTAGATGTATTAGATGATTTATCTGTGCTGGACCCGATAAATGTGCCAGGCAGTGATTTATTAAAATCAATCATGCGTCAGTGCAAACAGACGCCTAATTTAACCAGCGCTCAAATTATTGAAAGTTGGCGTGATACCGAGCAAGGCAAGGTATTGGCTAAACTGGTTATTTGGGAGCACAATATAGACGCAGATGCGGCTCAGAATGTTTTTATTGATACGTTAGATAAACTTATTAAGACATTTGTTGATGACCGCACCGAAGCTCTGTTACAAAAAGCTCGTTTAGGCGAACTCACTAGCGATGAAAAAAGAGAACTGCAGACCTTACTTAGCGCAAAGTCTTAA
- a CDS encoding choice-of-anchor B family protein, with protein sequence MKFINYKSLLALLVVVNHQLAFAHAEHDKARYVAFDGIDQGRCDNPKKPCKNIRYAAQNANKGDQIRLAQGSYLVEDAETLFYLMSDMVPIKANYSQRDHFDTQNAKYKTTLIGVPKDYRQTLTDRGFHVIVDGKTRRTNADIEAQMSSYQRLQQAKSNIDCIGKMAGDHECSQLDLVGHLPLNAFSTNPREANDIWGYIDLNSFREYAIIGLNNGIGIVDVTSPSAPVVIDTIASNDTIWRDIKVYQRYNFTLHQWQSYAYITADDSDVGLLILDLTNLPNRVVVAAQDKTDLSAHNVYLSNVDYSTGVALTNKKPYLHIAGSSTNGGGFNSYRLDQPTNPVSVYQPPINQKNYTHDASSMVITDERKDSQCVNGTDHCEVMFDFNESDFHLWDKTLNEQPEKLSTTTYPNSSYVHSGWYTEDKMLMLVHDELDEQEYGLNTTLRLFDITDLTSPMLLSTWTGDTRAIDHNGYVRGNRYYMSNYERGITVIDLSVPTAPREVGFFDTYPISNNPSFNGAWGVYPFLPSGYILASDVNSGLYILKDNTLLVEQGSFRFNKAKYSTDEGENLTIYVERIHQASDSVSVHWELVTGSANSDDFNLSSGTLHWQDNEHGSKAINIKVLDDLLAENQEVFFVRLFDPKNGATLSAPNLATIAINASTGNTPPEINLGQNFTIEANQTATLSANVVGVTNAPLTYSWRQISGEQVTLTNANQLIATFTAPANAQKLIFEFTTTDNTGLSNKDSIVVDVTIPSPKAVPIMTAKSDARGGSVAYLLALLILIFTFTNKVLFIKQANEHKKLKKQ encoded by the coding sequence ATGAAATTTATTAACTACAAGAGCTTGCTCGCTCTCCTTGTAGTGGTAAATCATCAATTAGCTTTTGCTCATGCCGAACATGATAAAGCACGCTATGTAGCGTTTGACGGTATTGATCAAGGGCGTTGTGATAATCCTAAAAAGCCCTGCAAAAACATACGCTATGCCGCGCAAAATGCGAATAAAGGTGATCAAATTCGACTTGCTCAAGGCAGTTACCTTGTTGAAGACGCTGAAACCTTGTTCTATTTAATGTCTGACATGGTACCAATTAAAGCCAACTACAGTCAGCGTGATCATTTTGATACCCAAAATGCAAAATATAAAACCACCTTAATAGGTGTCCCTAAAGACTATCGACAAACCCTAACGGACAGAGGGTTTCATGTTATTGTCGACGGTAAAACAAGACGCACAAATGCCGATATAGAAGCACAAATGTCGAGTTATCAACGCTTGCAACAAGCCAAGAGCAACATCGATTGTATTGGCAAAATGGCTGGTGACCATGAGTGTAGCCAACTTGACTTAGTGGGGCACCTACCATTGAATGCCTTTAGCACTAACCCAAGAGAGGCTAATGATATTTGGGGTTACATTGACCTAAATAGTTTTAGAGAATACGCGATTATTGGCTTAAATAATGGCATTGGCATAGTCGACGTCACCAGCCCTAGCGCGCCAGTGGTGATTGATACCATAGCCAGTAACGATACAATTTGGCGTGATATAAAGGTATATCAACGCTATAACTTTACCTTACATCAATGGCAGAGTTACGCCTACATTACCGCCGATGATTCGGATGTGGGTTTATTAATATTAGATTTAACCAACTTACCAAACCGTGTTGTCGTAGCAGCCCAAGATAAAACCGACTTAAGCGCACACAATGTGTATTTAAGCAATGTTGACTATTCCACAGGCGTTGCTCTTACCAATAAAAAGCCGTATTTACATATTGCTGGTTCAAGCACTAATGGCGGTGGTTTTAATAGTTATCGCTTAGATCAACCGACAAACCCAGTCAGCGTTTACCAACCCCCTATTAACCAAAAAAATTATACTCATGATGCCAGCTCTATGGTGATAACAGATGAGCGCAAAGACAGTCAATGCGTTAACGGAACCGATCATTGCGAAGTGATGTTTGACTTTAATGAAAGCGATTTTCACCTATGGGATAAAACCTTAAACGAGCAACCAGAAAAACTCAGTACCACCACTTACCCTAATTCGTCTTATGTACATTCAGGTTGGTACACTGAAGACAAAATGCTGATGTTAGTGCACGACGAACTAGACGAACAAGAATACGGATTAAACACGACCTTACGATTATTCGATATAACGGATTTAACCTCACCAATGCTGTTATCAACTTGGACCGGTGATACCCGCGCCATTGATCATAACGGCTACGTGCGAGGAAACAGATACTACATGTCAAACTATGAGCGAGGTATTACTGTCATCGACCTTAGTGTACCGACGGCCCCGAGGGAGGTTGGCTTTTTTGACACCTACCCTATTTCAAATAACCCTTCATTTAATGGTGCTTGGGGGGTATACCCCTTTTTGCCCAGTGGGTATATTTTGGCAAGTGACGTTAATAGCGGTTTATACATTCTAAAAGACAATACCTTGCTTGTTGAACAAGGTAGTTTTCGCTTCAATAAAGCGAAATACAGCACAGATGAAGGCGAAAACTTAACGATTTATGTAGAGCGTATACACCAAGCGTCTGACAGCGTTTCAGTACATTGGGAACTGGTGACAGGTTCAGCAAACAGTGACGATTTCAACTTAAGCTCAGGCACTTTACATTGGCAAGATAACGAGCATGGGAGCAAAGCCATAAACATTAAGGTGCTTGACGATCTGCTGGCCGAAAACCAGGAAGTCTTTTTTGTTCGCTTATTTGACCCTAAAAATGGGGCAACCTTAAGTGCCCCCAACCTTGCAACTATTGCCATTAATGCTTCAACCGGTAACACCCCTCCGGAGATAAACCTTGGTCAAAACTTTACTATAGAAGCCAACCAAACAGCGACCTTAAGCGCCAATGTCGTTGGGGTAACTAACGCCCCCTTAACCTATTCTTGGCGACAAATATCGGGCGAGCAAGTAACTTTGACCAACGCCAATCAACTCATTGCAACGTTCACGGCACCGGCAAATGCGCAAAAGTTAATATTTGAATTTACCACCACAGATAATACAGGCTTGAGCAATAAAGACAGCATAGTTGTTGATGTAACCATTCCCTCTCCTAAGGCGGTTCCCATTATGACAGCTAAGAGCGACGCCCGTGGCGGTAGTGTGGCTTATTTATTGGCTCTACTTATTTTAATATTTACGTTTACCAACAAAGTTTTGTTTATAAAACAAGCAAACGAACATAAGAAGCTAAAAAAACAATGA
- the rpoD gene encoding RNA polymerase sigma factor RpoD, which produces MDQAPQSRLKELITKGKEQGYLTFAEVNDHLPQDIIDSDQVEDIISMINDMGIQVFENAPDADELMMSEANTDEDAAEAAAQALATVESEIGRTTDPVRMYMREMGTVELLTRKGEIVIAKRIEEGIREVQRSVSEYPPAINYLLEQWDNFEAEEARLSDIILGFLDPEAEEELAPTATHVGSELSDDDLADEDDEDVDDDDDDSDDEEEDTGVDPELARERFNELRAKYEAANEVIKAKGRDHKDAVKAIDEVSEVFKEFRLIPKLFDKLVKNMRDVMDRVRVQERLIMKHCVIGAGMPKTTFIKIFPGHETETEWLEQQIADGHPYSEKLKLVSFDIERCIHKLTNLEEETYLSVQSIKDINRRMSIGEAKARRAKKEMVEANLRLVISIAKKYTNRGLQFLDLIQEGNIGLMKAVDKFEYRRGYKFSTYATWWIRQAITRSIADQARTIRIPVHMIETINKLNRISRQMLQEMGREPSPEELAERMMMPEDKIRKVLKIAKEPISMETPIGDDEDSHLGDFIEDGSGELPVDAATTENLKHATHEVLAGLTAREAKVLRMRFGIDMNTDHTLEEVGKQFDVTRERIRQIEAKALRKLRHPSRSEQLKSFLDGE; this is translated from the coding sequence ATGGATCAAGCCCCACAATCTAGACTTAAAGAACTTATCACTAAAGGTAAGGAGCAAGGGTATTTAACTTTTGCTGAGGTGAACGATCACCTACCACAAGACATCATTGATTCCGATCAAGTCGAAGATATTATTAGCATGATTAATGACATGGGTATTCAGGTATTTGAAAATGCACCTGATGCTGATGAATTAATGATGAGCGAAGCCAACACCGATGAAGATGCAGCTGAAGCGGCAGCTCAAGCTCTTGCCACGGTAGAAAGTGAAATTGGCAGAACCACTGACCCAGTGCGTATGTACATGCGTGAAATGGGTACGGTTGAACTTCTAACCCGTAAAGGTGAGATTGTAATCGCCAAGCGTATTGAAGAAGGTATTCGTGAAGTACAACGCAGTGTTTCTGAATACCCGCCTGCAATTAATTACCTATTAGAACAATGGGATAATTTTGAAGCAGAAGAAGCACGCTTAAGTGACATTATTTTAGGTTTCCTTGATCCGGAAGCCGAAGAAGAGTTAGCACCTACCGCAACTCACGTTGGTTCTGAATTGTCAGATGATGACTTAGCAGATGAAGACGATGAAGATGTAGATGACGACGACGATGATTCAGATGACGAGGAAGAGGATACTGGTGTTGACCCAGAACTTGCTCGTGAACGCTTTAATGAGCTTCGTGCAAAATACGAAGCTGCGAACGAAGTCATCAAGGCCAAAGGTCGTGATCACAAAGATGCAGTAAAAGCCATTGATGAAGTTTCTGAAGTTTTCAAAGAGTTTCGCTTAATTCCAAAACTATTTGATAAATTAGTTAAGAACATGCGTGACGTAATGGATCGCGTTCGTGTTCAAGAACGTCTTATCATGAAGCACTGTGTTATTGGCGCTGGTATGCCAAAAACCACCTTCATTAAGATTTTCCCAGGACACGAAACCGAAACCGAATGGTTAGAACAGCAAATTGCAGATGGTCACCCATACTCTGAAAAGCTGAAGTTAGTATCGTTCGATATTGAGCGTTGTATTCACAAACTAACCAATCTAGAAGAAGAGACTTACTTAAGCGTACAAAGCATTAAAGACATCAACCGTCGTATGTCGATTGGCGAAGCTAAAGCTCGTCGAGCGAAAAAAGAAATGGTTGAAGCGAACTTACGTTTGGTTATTTCAATTGCGAAAAAATACACCAACCGTGGTTTGCAATTCTTAGACCTTATTCAAGAAGGTAATATTGGTCTAATGAAAGCGGTAGACAAATTTGAATACCGTCGTGGTTACAAGTTTTCGACTTACGCAACATGGTGGATCAGACAGGCTATTACGCGTTCAATTGCTGACCAAGCACGAACAATCCGTATTCCTGTGCACATGATTGAAACCATCAACAAGCTAAACCGTATTTCTCGTCAAATGTTACAAGAAATGGGTCGCGAACCTTCGCCAGAAGAATTAGCAGAACGCATGATGATGCCGGAAGATAAAATCCGTAAGGTATTAAAAATTGCGAAAGAGCCAATTTCAATGGAAACGCCAATTGGTGACGATGAAGATTCGCACTTAGGTGACTTTATTGAAGATGGTAGTGGTGAATTACCTGTTGATGCTGCGACCACAGAGAACCTTAAGCACGCTACTCATGAAGTGTTAGCCGGTCTAACCGCTCGTGAAGCAAAAGTTCTAAGAATGCGTTTTGGTATTGATATGAATACTGACCACACCTTAGAAGAAGTTGGTAAGCAATTTGACGTTACTCGTGAGCGTATTCGTCAAATCGAAGCGAAAGCATTACGTAAATTGCGTCACCCTTCTCGTTCAGAGCAGCTTAAGAGCTTCTTAGACGGCGAGTAA